The Candidatus Omnitrophota bacterium region GGCGAGCGAGCCCTCTTCCACCGTCTTCTTCCTGAGCTTTGCGCAGGCGTACTTCACGGCCCCGATGGCTGTGGATACCTTCATACTCTCCATGCTTGAGATGTTGCCGCGTACGTCCCGCACGGTGGCCACCTTCACGGGCACGGCCAGACGCTCCTCCAGGAGCTCGGCGGCACCGTCGACGAACGCCATACCTCCGGTGAGGATGACGGACCGGATATCCTCCCCCCTTTTTGAGAATTCGTCGATCTTCCCCTTAACGCGTGATACTATATCGTTAAATTCTTTCAGGTCTTTAAGCTCTCCCCTGAAATCGGCGCTGCCTATCCCCGCCACATCTATCTCCTTCAGGATCCCTCCGGAAAATACGGATATCTCGGTAAGCGAAGCGCCCATACCCAATAATAAAGACCCCTCTTCCTTCTGCCCGGTGTCGAGGAGCGCTTCCCCGTCCGCTATGCCCGTGAATACGACCTCCTTGACATCGTAACCGGCGTTATTAACGCACTTATATATGCTCTGTATGTGGTTCACGTTCGCGGTTATTACATATATTTCGCAGGCAAGCCGCGACGCGTACAGGCCGAGCGGGTTCTTTATCCACGGCTGGTCATCGATAGAAAAATCCTGCACTATCTTATGCACTATCTCCCTGTCGAACGAAAGGCGTATGGTGCTTGCGGCATTGACGCACCGTTCCATATCGCCCTTTACGACCTCGCGCCCTCTCAGCGAAAGCGGGACCATGCCCCTTGACCGTTCTCCCTTCAGGGACTGGCCGCTTATCGTGACATATACGTCCCCGCGCCGGGGGGCGGGAGTCCCGGCGGAAAGCTTCGAAAGGACCCTGGATACGGCATCGACCGCCTCGTCCAGGTTCACTATCGCGCCCCTCGAAACACCTCCGGACGGGTATGAAGCGTGCGCGACGATCGTGAAGAGCCCGTCCTCTCCGGCCTCGGCGGCTACGCCGGATATCTTGGACGACCCTATATCAAGACCGATGATGATCGCAGGTTTTTTCATTTAGGACCTATAACGACGTCGTTGAACCGCAGATCTATATACGCTATCCTGTCCAGCAGGATCCTCGGATCCTTCAATGTCTTTTTAAGAGTGGAAAGACGCGCCTTTATGTTCTCACAACCTATCTTCACCTCGAGGCCGTTCTTCAGCACGAACGAAAGGCCCTTCAGGTCTCCGGCATCTATGGAGACGATACCGTATTCCGCGAGGAACCTCGCCCTGCGCATCTCCTTCAGGAGCTCCAGCGCACCGTTCAGGTTCTTCAGGTCGGCCCTCTTACCCTTCCGTCCCTCGTTCCTTATGCTGATCCCTGTTATGAGCGGTATATCTTTCAGGAACCGGGCGTCTACGTTGGGGAGGACATAGCCGTCCTCGTCAACCGGGTACTGGCGCACATTGCTGAGTATGGCCACGGGTTTCCTGAAATTCAGGTTCACTACGAGACGGTCCGGCATGGCCCTGGTGACGGTAAGGCGGCGCGCGTCCGGGTAGGTCTTCTTAAGCGATCTCGCTATCTCGTTCACGTCGGTCTTAAATATGTTCCTGCCTTTATATGACCTGAGCAGGTCCATGCTCAGGGCAGCGGTAGATTCCTGGTCTACCAGTATATCTTTGACCTCAACCGCCCTTATCCTGAAGTAATCCGACCTGACGAGAAAGATATTTATGAGAAAGACCCCTGTAAGGACCAGGGCTAAGATGGTAAGGAGGGCAACTATCTTTTCAACTATGAAATCCCGGGCATCCCTGACAAAATCCGGCAGTTTCATCTTAATGCCTTTGAACCTTCTCTGTTTTTTCATGATCTCTTTCTTCTCTTAAGCGCATCCTCTACCAGACGGATGCACAATTTCCCGAATTCCAGCCCGCTCGTCATGGCCGCCTTCGGAAGCAGGCTCCTCTCGGTCATCCCCGGGATGGTGTTCACCTCCAGAACGAAAAGTTCCCCTCCCCTATCCGCCATCATGTCGACCCTGGAAAAACACCTGCATCCGAGCGCGCGATGAGCCGCTTCCCCGAGCTCCTGCGCCCTCCCGTACACGCTCTTCCCGACCGGAGCGGGCACCTTATAAAGCGTCTCCGGATCTTTATATTTTGCGCTGTAATCGTAAACCCTGTTCTTGGGCACCACCTCTATGACCGGCAAAGGCCTGTCATCCAGTATGCCAACCGTAAGCTCTCGGCCGTCTATATACTCTTCGACCACGGCGTTCT contains the following coding sequences:
- a CDS encoding cell division protein FtsQ/DivIB; this translates as MKKQRRFKGIKMKLPDFVRDARDFIVEKIVALLTILALVLTGVFLINIFLVRSDYFRIRAVEVKDILVDQESTAALSMDLLRSYKGRNIFKTDVNEIARSLKKTYPDARRLTVTRAMPDRLVVNLNFRKPVAILSNVRQYPVDEDGYVLPNVDARFLKDIPLITGISIRNEGRKGKRADLKNLNGALELLKEMRRARFLAEYGIVSIDAGDLKGLSFVLKNGLEVKIGCENIKARLSTLKKTLKDPRILLDRIAYIDLRFNDVVIGPK